The following coding sequences are from one Brooklawnia cerclae window:
- a CDS encoding MarR family winged helix-turn-helix transcriptional regulator, producing the protein MDLTSAHGCATTERDEVDHVLAAWRRERPDLDTCPMEVWSRITRLAQLLDGARARAYAAHELQVWEFDVLAALRRAGDPPRLSPGRLVRETHVTSGTMTNRIDRLESRGLVRRFAHPSDGRCVLVELTAEGSARVDASMADLLAAERSLATGLGDEEFRTLGVLLRTLLISQGS; encoded by the coding sequence ATGGACCTGACATCTGCCCATGGTTGTGCGACGACCGAGCGGGACGAGGTCGACCACGTGCTCGCGGCCTGGCGGCGTGAGCGTCCCGATCTCGACACCTGCCCGATGGAGGTCTGGTCGCGGATCACCCGCTTGGCCCAGCTGCTGGACGGGGCGCGTGCCCGCGCCTATGCCGCTCATGAGCTCCAGGTCTGGGAGTTCGACGTCCTGGCCGCTCTTCGCAGGGCCGGCGATCCGCCGAGGCTGTCGCCCGGCAGACTCGTCCGTGAGACGCACGTCACGTCCGGCACCATGACCAACCGCATCGACCGGCTCGAGAGCCGCGGTCTGGTGCGCCGTTTCGCGCATCCCAGTGACGGCCGCTGCGTCCTCGTCGAGCTGACGGCCGAGGGGAGCGCTCGAGTGGACGCGTCCATGGCCGATCTGCTCGCCGCGGAGCGCTCGCTGGCGACGGGGTTGGGGGACGAGGAGTTCCGGACGCTGGGCGTTCTCCTGCGGACGCTGCTGATCAGCCAGGGGTCGTAG
- a CDS encoding TetR family transcriptional regulator has product MHIRLWETGPVRTNEPQRARRGRRRMTSAERREQLIVIARGLFAERGFDGTSVEEIAAHAEVSKPVVYEHFGGKEGLYAVVVDREVLALETAIQDALATPNANYREIIERGTLALLDYIDTCPDGFRIIARDSAIPATKGNFASILSDITAHVEDMLVWPLARRGYNPQLGRVFAQGLVGLVASAGQSWLDLRQPPKEELAAQLVNLAWNGLANLEKHPRLRSAPKPEPAVAPATDSTQDPAETEPGSATKG; this is encoded by the coding sequence ATGCACATACGGCTGTGGGAGACTGGACCGGTGAGGACCAACGAACCCCAGCGTGCCCGGCGGGGCAGGCGGCGGATGACGAGCGCCGAGAGGCGCGAGCAGCTCATCGTCATCGCCCGCGGCCTGTTCGCCGAGCGTGGGTTCGACGGCACCAGCGTCGAGGAGATCGCCGCGCACGCCGAGGTCAGCAAGCCCGTCGTCTACGAGCACTTCGGCGGCAAGGAGGGCCTCTACGCGGTCGTCGTCGACCGGGAGGTGCTCGCCCTGGAAACCGCCATCCAGGACGCCCTGGCCACACCGAACGCCAACTATCGCGAGATCATCGAACGCGGCACCCTGGCGCTGCTCGACTACATCGACACCTGCCCCGACGGTTTCCGGATCATCGCGCGCGACTCCGCGATCCCCGCGACGAAGGGAAACTTCGCGTCCATTCTCAGCGACATCACCGCCCATGTGGAGGACATGCTGGTGTGGCCGCTGGCCCGGCGCGGATACAACCCCCAACTGGGACGCGTGTTCGCCCAGGGGCTCGTCGGCCTCGTGGCCAGTGCGGGTCAGTCGTGGCTCGATCTGCGTCAGCCTCCGAAGGAGGAACTCGCCGCCCAGCTGGTGAACCTCGCATGGAACGGCCTGGCCAACCTCGAGAAGCATCCGAGGCTCCGTAGCGCCCCGAAGCCCGAGCCCGCGGTCGCCCCGGCCACCGATAGCACACAGGACCCCGCCGAAACCGAACCCGGCTCGGCCACGAAAGGGTGA
- a CDS encoding iron transporter, whose translation MKNKPLALIAALALALSLGACSSDSDSSGDATGTTDATASSTTEETKDTAGINELPVGDSGPQTNDALTIDVVYFQAIDLEMGSMAMPPASQSDMHFEVDVATNEKATEWGYEADQFMPYLTVNAVATNTDTGEEVDLGTMMPMIASDGPHYGNNISLDPGNYDVVITVASPADDFMLHTGKDSSGVTGRFWTEPLKFEFDNWQWDGQLI comes from the coding sequence GTGAAAAACAAGCCTCTCGCCTTGATCGCTGCGCTCGCCCTGGCGTTGTCGCTGGGCGCCTGCTCGAGCGACTCAGACAGCTCCGGCGATGCCACCGGCACCACCGACGCCACGGCCAGCAGCACGACCGAGGAGACCAAGGACACCGCCGGCATCAACGAGCTCCCCGTCGGCGACTCGGGCCCCCAGACCAACGACGCGCTCACCATCGACGTCGTCTACTTCCAGGCGATCGACCTGGAGATGGGCTCCATGGCGATGCCGCCGGCGTCGCAGTCGGACATGCACTTCGAGGTCGATGTGGCCACCAACGAGAAGGCCACCGAATGGGGTTACGAGGCCGACCAGTTCATGCCCTACCTCACGGTCAACGCGGTCGCCACGAACACCGACACCGGTGAAGAGGTCGACCTCGGCACGATGATGCCGATGATCGCCTCCGACGGCCCGCACTACGGCAACAACATCTCGCTCGACCCCGGCAACTACGACGTGGTGATCACCGTCGCCTCCCCGGCCGACGACTTCATGCTGCACACCGGCAAGGACTCCTCGGGCGTCACCGGTCGTTTCTGGACCGAGCCGCTCAAGTTCGAGTTCGACAACTGGCAGTGGGACGGCCAGCTCATCTGA
- a CDS encoding DUF2318 domain-containing protein: protein MLELFVTSVQSALPLCLAVAILLASRAYSPKERRTTARITTAVGGAGLAAAAVVAWLRLNTTFIDVPTFNAYVGPVMFAAVTVFLVAVWIFGGRDLHDIDQSRRHRFLAVTSQAGLATTSVFYGFTYFFDISGIVPMGSSLLDTESLLRLAGYALGTVLVIVASWGYVISAARVPSYLRSAITTIVFAAMILPRAILLYQQFATRRIVPRSALVFDWVLWIQKHEAATQLALAVLIAVPGIVALWTHPRGRLGNPAQVRLRKADQISRRKFLALSVAGSVVFVAALTEGKRRAEYVPELSAIEPSEIEGDSVTVSRELVSDGHLHRFAYRSTGNVEVRFIVIKKNEIAFGTGLDACEICGDSGYYEDKGKVICKRCGVMMNIQTIGFEGGCNPIPIAYEMSAEKLSFSVAELESHANVFEK from the coding sequence ATGCTGGAACTGTTCGTCACTTCTGTCCAAAGTGCGCTGCCGCTATGCCTGGCGGTGGCGATCCTGCTTGCCAGCCGCGCCTACTCGCCCAAAGAACGCCGGACCACGGCCCGGATCACCACGGCCGTGGGCGGTGCCGGCCTGGCTGCCGCCGCCGTCGTGGCCTGGCTCCGGCTCAACACGACCTTCATCGACGTCCCGACCTTCAACGCCTACGTCGGCCCCGTCATGTTCGCGGCGGTCACCGTCTTCCTGGTGGCCGTCTGGATCTTCGGCGGACGAGATCTGCACGACATCGACCAGAGTCGGCGACACCGCTTCCTGGCCGTCACCAGCCAGGCGGGGCTGGCGACCACCTCGGTGTTCTACGGGTTCACCTACTTCTTCGACATCAGCGGGATCGTCCCCATGGGATCGAGCCTGCTGGACACCGAGAGCCTGCTCCGGCTCGCCGGCTACGCGCTCGGCACCGTCCTGGTGATCGTGGCCTCGTGGGGCTACGTCATCTCGGCGGCCCGGGTGCCGAGCTACCTTCGTTCGGCCATCACCACCATCGTCTTCGCGGCGATGATCCTGCCGCGGGCGATCCTGCTCTACCAGCAGTTCGCGACCCGGCGGATCGTGCCGCGCAGCGCGCTCGTCTTCGACTGGGTGCTCTGGATCCAGAAACACGAGGCCGCCACGCAACTCGCGCTGGCCGTCCTGATCGCCGTCCCCGGCATCGTGGCGCTGTGGACCCATCCACGTGGCAGGCTCGGCAACCCCGCACAGGTCAGGCTGCGCAAGGCCGACCAGATCTCGCGACGCAAGTTCCTCGCCCTGTCGGTGGCTGGCTCGGTGGTCTTCGTGGCCGCCCTGACCGAGGGCAAACGCCGTGCCGAATACGTGCCCGAGCTCTCGGCGATCGAGCCGTCCGAGATCGAGGGCGACTCGGTCACCGTGTCGCGCGAGCTGGTCAGCGACGGTCACCTGCACCGGTTCGCCTACCGGTCCACGGGCAATGTCGAGGTGCGGTTCATCGTGATCAAGAAGAACGAGATCGCCTTCGGCACAGGCCTGGACGCCTGTGAGATCTGCGGCGACTCGGGCTACTACGAGGACAAGGGCAAGGTCATCTGCAAACGCTGCGGCGTCATGATGAACATCCAGACCATCGGCTTCGAAGGTGGCTGCAACCCGATCCCCATCGCCTACGAGATGTCGGCGGAAAAACTCAGTTTCTCAGTGGCAGAGCTCGAGAGCCACGCGAACGTATTCGAGAAGTGA
- a CDS encoding ABC transporter permease → MFFWRMIGRALRRQVSKRLMIAVTILLGSSLATSMFAVMLDVSDKVQAELGSFGANIQVLPQGASIVSDMYEVDSGASAGSIREDELPNLKTIFWAYNIEDFAPFLDTTAAVDGVDVPVVGTWFDQELTTATGETLSTGITNLRSWWAITGSWAQAPDEVMAGSRLASQLGWEPGDRVTLGTGNAQVEVTVTGVFQSGSDEDNQLFVPLAVAQQLADRPGEVGSIEVRAITTPDNDLAERAARDPSTLSADEWETWYCTAYVSSIAYQIEEAMTNVAAKPVRQVADTEGVILNKTQLIMSVVAIFAMVAASLGIANLVTASVMERSKEVGLMKALGARNKSIVGLILTETLVVALIGGVAGFGVGIGLAQLVGRLVFGSGITIRPIVPPLMALVILLTVVIGCLPAMRYLLRLRPAQVLHGR, encoded by the coding sequence ATGTTCTTTTGGCGAATGATCGGCCGTGCCCTGCGACGCCAGGTGAGCAAGCGCCTGATGATCGCGGTGACGATCCTGCTCGGCTCCAGTCTGGCGACGTCCATGTTCGCCGTCATGCTGGACGTCAGCGACAAGGTCCAGGCCGAGCTCGGCTCGTTCGGGGCCAACATCCAGGTGCTGCCCCAGGGCGCCTCGATCGTCTCCGACATGTACGAGGTCGACTCGGGTGCCTCGGCGGGCTCGATCCGCGAGGACGAGCTGCCGAACCTCAAGACGATCTTCTGGGCCTACAACATCGAGGACTTCGCGCCCTTCCTGGACACCACGGCCGCCGTGGACGGCGTGGACGTCCCGGTGGTCGGCACCTGGTTCGACCAGGAGCTGACCACGGCCACCGGTGAGACGCTGAGCACCGGGATCACCAACCTGCGCAGCTGGTGGGCGATCACCGGATCGTGGGCGCAGGCGCCGGACGAGGTGATGGCCGGCAGCCGCCTGGCCTCCCAGCTCGGCTGGGAACCGGGCGACCGGGTGACCCTGGGCACGGGGAACGCCCAGGTCGAGGTCACCGTCACCGGGGTCTTCCAATCCGGCTCGGACGAGGACAACCAGTTGTTCGTGCCGTTGGCCGTGGCCCAGCAGCTGGCCGATCGTCCCGGCGAGGTGGGAAGCATCGAGGTGCGCGCCATCACGACACCCGACAACGATCTGGCCGAGCGGGCGGCGCGTGACCCGTCCACCTTGTCGGCGGACGAATGGGAGACCTGGTACTGCACCGCCTACGTCAGTTCGATCGCGTACCAGATCGAGGAGGCCATGACCAACGTGGCCGCCAAGCCGGTGCGCCAGGTCGCCGACACCGAGGGCGTGATCCTCAACAAGACACAGCTGATCATGTCGGTGGTGGCCATCTTCGCCATGGTCGCGGCTTCCCTGGGCATCGCGAACCTGGTGACCGCCTCGGTCATGGAGCGCTCGAAGGAGGTCGGTCTGATGAAGGCGCTGGGCGCGCGCAACAAATCGATCGTCGGGCTCATCCTGACCGAGACACTCGTCGTCGCGCTGATCGGCGGAGTCGCGGGCTTCGGGGTGGGCATCGGTCTGGCACAACTGGTCGGACGCCTGGTCTTCGGGTCGGGCATCACCATCCGGCCGATCGTGCCACCACTGATGGCCCTGGTGATTCTGCTCACGGTCGTCATCGGCTGTCTGCCCGCCATGAGATATCTGCTGAGGCTCCGGCCGGCCCAGGTACTGCACGGGAGGTGA
- a CDS encoding ABC transporter ATP-binding protein: MTQASTTRGPEPTDRSIYSVRNVSRRYGELAALDDVSLEITRGEWLSIVGPSGSGKSTLMNILGCMDSPTDGIVLLEGDRLDKMGEPELATVRREKIGLIFQQFHLVQHLTACENVMLAQHYHSIPDEKEALAALERVGMAERATHLPRELSGGEQQRVCVARALINHPDVILADEPTGNLDEVNERVVIDFFHQLHDAGTTLIVVTHDAEVAAQGQRQIILEHGRIAREVTDVLSTPTKGKPVTRTEIR; the protein is encoded by the coding sequence ATGACCCAGGCGTCAACCACAAGGGGCCCGGAGCCGACCGACCGCTCCATCTACTCGGTGCGCAACGTCAGTCGCCGATACGGCGAGCTGGCCGCGCTCGACGATGTGAGCCTCGAGATCACCCGCGGCGAATGGCTGTCGATCGTCGGCCCGTCCGGTTCGGGAAAATCGACCCTCATGAACATCCTGGGCTGCATGGACAGCCCGACCGACGGCATCGTCCTGCTGGAGGGCGACAGGCTCGACAAGATGGGCGAGCCGGAGTTGGCGACCGTGCGGCGCGAGAAGATCGGACTGATCTTCCAGCAGTTCCACCTCGTCCAACACCTGACGGCGTGCGAGAACGTGATGCTCGCGCAGCACTACCATTCGATCCCCGACGAGAAGGAGGCCCTTGCGGCCCTCGAGCGGGTAGGCATGGCCGAGCGCGCGACCCACCTGCCGCGCGAGCTGTCGGGCGGTGAACAACAGCGCGTCTGCGTCGCTCGTGCGCTGATCAATCACCCGGACGTCATCCTGGCCGACGAACCCACCGGCAACCTGGACGAGGTGAACGAGCGGGTCGTCATCGACTTCTTCCATCAGCTGCACGATGCCGGCACCACCCTGATCGTCGTGACCCACGATGCCGAGGTGGCCGCCCAGGGGCAACGGCAGATCATCCTGGAGCACGGCAGGATCGCCCGGGAGGTCACCGACGTCCTGAGCACCCCCACCAAGGGCAAGCCTGTGACCAGGACGGAGATCCGATGA
- a CDS encoding ABC transporter permease, whose protein sequence is MNNRHKMYLRMITQSFWHRLSRVIIASLSIAVGAATLSGLGLVAYTVPAQMSKELRSYGANLIVLSDGSQSLTDAQLAAADDAVGDARLSRAPYQYTNLLYNQQALQVMGTIVDDAWAVRPYWEIDGELPSGPDQILVGENVAELYRFDVGETVGLTEPTVADGTAKRLTVSGILRTGGAEDDLIVMSLDTLKEFTGGVSEYNIIEYSVNADETRLGALVDDIDATDAGMDAEVVRRISQTQTGIAQTLQTLIWIVSVIICLLTLISISATLNAIVSERSREIGLKKALGALSRDVMNEFVGESVLLGLIGGVAGVAAGIWIANFISLKAFAVQLDINWWVVPITLVFSVVISLAGSLLPARRISRIRPADVLGGE, encoded by the coding sequence ATGAACAACCGGCACAAGATGTACCTGCGGATGATCACGCAGTCGTTCTGGCATCGGCTGTCGCGCGTGATCATCGCGTCCCTGTCGATCGCGGTGGGAGCCGCCACACTGTCGGGTCTGGGCCTGGTCGCCTACACCGTGCCCGCGCAGATGTCCAAGGAACTGCGCTCGTACGGTGCCAACCTGATCGTGTTGTCCGACGGTTCGCAGAGCCTGACCGACGCACAGCTGGCAGCCGCGGACGACGCCGTGGGCGACGCCCGGCTCAGCCGCGCGCCCTACCAGTACACGAACCTGCTGTACAACCAGCAGGCGCTCCAGGTGATGGGCACGATCGTGGACGACGCCTGGGCCGTGCGTCCGTACTGGGAGATCGACGGCGAGCTGCCGAGCGGGCCCGATCAGATCCTGGTCGGTGAGAACGTGGCCGAGCTCTACCGGTTCGACGTGGGCGAGACCGTCGGGCTGACCGAGCCGACCGTGGCCGACGGCACCGCCAAGCGGCTCACCGTCAGCGGGATCCTGCGCACCGGTGGCGCGGAGGACGACCTGATCGTCATGAGCCTCGACACCCTGAAGGAGTTCACCGGCGGCGTGAGCGAGTACAACATCATCGAGTACTCGGTGAACGCCGACGAGACGCGGCTCGGCGCCCTGGTCGACGACATCGACGCCACCGACGCGGGCATGGACGCCGAGGTGGTGCGGCGGATCAGTCAGACCCAGACCGGCATCGCCCAGACCTTGCAGACACTCATCTGGATCGTCAGCGTCATCATCTGCCTTCTGACCCTGATCTCGATCTCGGCCACCCTGAACGCGATCGTCTCGGAGCGCTCACGCGAGATCGGTCTGAAGAAGGCCCTCGGCGCACTGTCGAGGGACGTCATGAACGAGTTCGTCGGCGAGTCTGTCCTGCTCGGCCTGATAGGCGGTGTGGCGGGCGTGGCGGCCGGAATCTGGATCGCCAATTTCATCTCGCTGAAGGCGTTCGCCGTGCAGCTCGATATCAACTGGTGGGTGGTGCCGATCACCTTGGTGTTCTCGGTGGTCATCTCGCTGGCGGGCAGCCTGCTACCGGCCCGCCGGATCTCGAGGATCAGACCCGCCGATGTGTTGGGAGGAGAATGA
- a CDS encoding FAD:protein FMN transferase, with protein MPPSRSAGAGLTFPTMGTLGHASWTPPGLDIGRQLHDRAGRIERRLTRFRDDSEITGLSTSWSEVSDDTAAVLAASEALRAQTNGHFTALLGRQTRAWEQVAAGSRPGVPGSSAAAGRIEVDGNRARLVAAPPRSVDLGAIAKGYAADQLRDLAVGLGAEDVLIGLGGSSIAVAGEPAAIGLASPWQGWETFGTLTLASGSLSVSADPGTPIQGGRRRSHVLDPATGAPAVTDLCAAVVCGADGMACEAFSTAYLAMGLDAAMRLDLRHPELDSVFMTVDGRVLASPRLTITAKPGVQEWLRRQRSGASR; from the coding sequence ATGCCTCCCAGTAGGTCGGCCGGAGCCGGGCTCACCTTTCCCACGATGGGCACTCTCGGGCACGCCTCGTGGACCCCGCCCGGGCTCGACATCGGGCGGCAGCTGCACGACCGGGCCGGACGGATCGAGCGGCGGCTGACCCGATTCCGGGACGACTCCGAGATCACCGGGTTGTCCACGTCCTGGTCGGAGGTCTCGGACGACACCGCTGCCGTCCTGGCCGCCTCGGAAGCGCTGCGCGCGCAGACCAACGGGCATTTCACAGCCCTGCTCGGCAGGCAGACACGGGCCTGGGAGCAGGTCGCGGCCGGATCACGGCCGGGGGTACCCGGCTCTTCCGCCGCCGCGGGACGCATAGAGGTGGACGGCAACCGGGCGCGGCTGGTGGCCGCCCCGCCCAGGTCGGTCGATCTGGGCGCTATCGCCAAGGGGTACGCCGCCGACCAATTGCGCGATCTTGCGGTCGGCCTGGGCGCCGAGGACGTCCTGATCGGCCTGGGCGGCTCGTCCATCGCGGTCGCGGGCGAACCCGCCGCGATCGGCCTGGCCAGCCCCTGGCAGGGATGGGAAACCTTCGGGACGCTCACCCTGGCGTCGGGGTCACTGTCGGTCTCGGCCGATCCGGGGACCCCGATTCAGGGCGGTCGCCGACGCAGCCACGTACTCGACCCGGCCACCGGTGCTCCCGCCGTCACGGACCTGTGCGCAGCGGTGGTCTGCGGTGCGGACGGCATGGCCTGCGAGGCGTTCTCGACCGCCTATCTCGCGATGGGGCTGGACGCGGCCATGCGGCTCGACCTGCGACATCCCGAACTCGACTCGGTCTTCATGACGGTGGACGGGCGGGTGCTGGCCAGCCCCCGGCTGACGATCACGGCGAAGCCCGGCGTCCAGGAATGGCTCAGGCGGCAACGCAGCGGCGCGTCCCGCTGA
- a CDS encoding FMN-binding protein, which translates to MTRKRDAAVMLAAVIGAAVLSGCGGSTPAANSLPDGQYTGQSEADSDGSYGVVNFTVSSGAVTAASFVVYDQDGTPHDESYGLGSDGKPVDETFYQRAQNAIAAEKQYVAEFEESGDQEQVEQVAGASLSYRQFQAAVEDAIANASQ; encoded by the coding sequence ATGACGCGCAAACGCGATGCTGCAGTGATGCTGGCCGCGGTGATCGGGGCGGCGGTCCTCAGCGGGTGCGGCGGTTCCACCCCGGCAGCCAACTCGCTGCCGGACGGGCAGTACACCGGGCAGTCCGAGGCAGACAGCGACGGCTCGTACGGGGTCGTGAATTTCACGGTCAGCAGCGGAGCCGTCACCGCGGCGAGCTTTGTCGTCTACGACCAGGACGGCACCCCGCACGACGAGAGCTACGGGCTGGGCAGCGACGGCAAGCCCGTCGACGAGACCTTCTACCAGCGCGCCCAGAACGCGATCGCGGCCGAGAAACAGTACGTGGCCGAGTTCGAGGAGTCGGGCGATCAGGAGCAGGTCGAGCAGGTCGCGGGCGCCTCGCTGTCGTACCGGCAGTTCCAGGCCGCGGTCGAGGACGCCATCGCGAATGCCTCCCAGTAG
- a CDS encoding Nramp family divalent metal transporter produces MSIVPPSLPDNNMDARTPAAAESAPVDIIAANKNADPYVLDPSKVMEPPKGWAASLRFFGPGMVATAGIVGSGELITTTTLGSRAGMTLLWLILVSTIVKVAVQIELARWSISTGKPGIFGYDHVPPKIGKRSWASYLVLLQFVQFLANLGGIVGSAAVAMSMLLPFGGDPFSAVSIGIWAWIFTIIVIAIHQLNRYSLIETVSTGLVLLVTIAVIVMVFGIQATQFAWTAGDLADGMRFQVSAGAMGIALSMFGLTGVNANEISGYTFWVVEKGYATWTGPNDGSDDWVRRARGWISVMKKDAWVSWFVYTLATVAFYILGATVLYKQGISPTGTDLIETISHIFTDTLGPWVGPLFLLLSAITLAKTLFTAVPNLSRQFTASLAVFGLFDWADAKRRNLVLRILMVILPLCWGLTATLIQQPLQLVILAGILQAVYLMIIAIATVYLSFTETDKRIKDGSPTTVYLLISAVAIFAVGVLALADAF; encoded by the coding sequence ATGTCGATAGTCCCACCTTCCCTACCCGACAACAACATGGACGCCAGAACCCCAGCCGCTGCGGAATCCGCGCCGGTCGACATCATCGCTGCGAACAAGAATGCCGATCCCTACGTATTGGATCCATCCAAGGTGATGGAGCCGCCGAAGGGCTGGGCCGCAAGCCTGCGCTTCTTCGGGCCAGGAATGGTCGCGACCGCCGGAATCGTCGGTTCTGGCGAGCTGATCACCACCACAACGCTGGGGTCCAGGGCCGGGATGACGCTGCTCTGGCTGATTCTGGTCTCCACCATCGTCAAGGTGGCCGTCCAGATCGAACTCGCCCGCTGGTCGATCTCCACCGGCAAGCCCGGCATCTTCGGATATGACCACGTGCCACCCAAGATAGGCAAGCGCAGCTGGGCGTCCTATCTCGTCCTGCTCCAGTTCGTCCAATTCCTCGCCAACCTGGGTGGCATCGTGGGCTCGGCAGCGGTCGCCATGTCGATGCTGCTGCCGTTCGGCGGTGATCCGTTCTCAGCCGTGTCGATCGGCATCTGGGCATGGATCTTCACCATCATCGTGATCGCCATCCACCAGCTCAACCGCTACTCCTTGATCGAGACGGTCTCGACCGGTCTGGTCCTTCTCGTCACCATCGCGGTGATCGTGATGGTCTTCGGCATCCAGGCGACGCAGTTCGCCTGGACAGCGGGAGACCTTGCCGACGGCATGAGGTTCCAGGTCTCCGCCGGCGCGATGGGCATCGCGCTGTCGATGTTCGGCCTGACGGGCGTGAACGCCAACGAGATCTCCGGCTACACGTTCTGGGTCGTCGAGAAGGGCTATGCCACTTGGACCGGCCCGAACGACGGTTCGGATGACTGGGTGCGACGCGCCCGTGGGTGGATCTCGGTCATGAAGAAGGACGCCTGGGTGTCGTGGTTCGTGTACACGCTGGCCACCGTGGCGTTCTACATCCTGGGTGCGACCGTGCTGTACAAACAGGGCATCAGCCCGACCGGAACCGATCTGATCGAGACCATCTCCCATATCTTCACCGACACCCTCGGTCCCTGGGTCGGCCCGCTGTTCCTGCTGCTGTCCGCCATCACCCTGGCGAAAACGCTGTTCACAGCCGTACCCAACCTGTCCCGGCAGTTCACCGCGTCCCTCGCGGTGTTCGGCCTGTTCGACTGGGCCGACGCCAAACGACGAAACCTGGTCCTGCGAATCCTCATGGTCATCCTGCCGCTGTGCTGGGGCCTGACCGCCACGCTGATCCAGCAGCCCCTGCAGCTTGTCATCCTGGCAGGGATCCTGCAGGCGGTATACCTGATGATCATCGCGATCGCCACGGTCTACCTCTCCTTCACGGAGACCGACAAGCGGATCAAGGACGGCTCGCCGACAACGGTTTACCTGCTGATATCGGCCGTCGCCATCTTCGCCGTGGGCGTGCTCGCCCTCGCCGATGCTTTCTGA
- a CDS encoding 4-(cytidine 5'-diphospho)-2-C-methyl-D-erythritol kinase, producing the protein MGVRNPSSPVVSQRIHVRVPAKINLALCVGSRRVDGFHDLSTVFHAVSLWDDVVAVGRRDGRITLTMSGEGSELLPCDETNLAVRAALLLREQAGEPGLGADLRIEKRVPLAGGMAGGSADAAGALVACARLWGLDVPPGELLALGAQLGSDVPFSLLGGNALGRGRGERLHPLAGAVPLHWVVAAAPDGLSTPAVYRRFDELTAHDGLVPDSGVPTDLIAALESGDPREVAPLLRNDLQAAAVDLHPGLAATLDAGLAVGALAGIVSGSGPTCVFLCADERHAGAVAGGLSSARGVRAVQRVTGPVPGPCAAALPVARV; encoded by the coding sequence ATCGGGGTGAGGAATCCATCATCCCCGGTCGTTTCGCAACGGATCCACGTGCGAGTGCCGGCGAAGATCAACCTGGCGCTGTGTGTCGGATCGCGCCGGGTCGATGGCTTCCACGATCTGTCCACGGTGTTCCACGCGGTGTCGCTGTGGGACGACGTCGTCGCCGTCGGCCGGCGCGACGGTCGCATCACGTTGACGATGAGCGGCGAGGGCAGCGAACTCCTGCCGTGTGACGAGACCAACCTGGCCGTTCGTGCGGCGCTGTTGTTGCGCGAGCAAGCCGGGGAGCCCGGGCTCGGCGCCGATCTCCGCATCGAGAAACGGGTGCCGCTGGCGGGGGGCATGGCCGGCGGCTCGGCCGACGCGGCGGGGGCTCTCGTGGCCTGCGCTCGTCTGTGGGGTCTCGATGTGCCCCCGGGGGAACTGCTGGCGCTCGGGGCTCAGCTGGGCAGCGACGTGCCGTTCTCCCTGCTGGGCGGAAACGCCCTCGGCCGCGGGCGCGGCGAGCGACTGCATCCGCTGGCCGGTGCCGTACCGCTGCACTGGGTGGTGGCAGCGGCCCCCGACGGGTTGTCGACCCCGGCGGTGTACCGGCGCTTCGACGAGTTGACGGCGCACGACGGGCTCGTCCCCGATTCGGGCGTGCCCACCGACCTGATCGCGGCCCTGGAATCGGGCGACCCGCGGGAGGTGGCGCCCCTGCTGCGCAACGATCTTCAGGCCGCTGCCGTCGACCTCCACCCCGGCCTCGCCGCAACGTTGGACGCTGGTCTGGCGGTCGGCGCGCTGGCCGGGATCGTGTCGGGCTCCGGGCCCACCTGCGTGTTCTTGTGCGCGGACGAGCGGCATGCCGGTGCCGTCGCCGGCGGGCTGTCATCGGCTCGTGGCGTCCGTGCGGTGCAGCGGGTCACCGGCCCGGTGCCGGGACCGTGTGCCGCGGCGTTGCCCGTGGCACGGGTGTGA